One region of Oryza glaberrima chromosome 7, OglaRS2, whole genome shotgun sequence genomic DNA includes:
- the LOC127778823 gene encoding probable proline transporter 2 isoform X2: MVPLGWIGGTCGLILAAAISLYANALLARLHEIGGKRHIRYRDLAGHIYGRKMYSLTWALQYVNLFMINTGFIILAGQALKATYVLFRDDGVLKLPYCIALSGFVCALFAFGIPYLSALRIWLGFSTFFSLIYITIAFVLSLRDGITTPAKDYTIPGSHSARIFTTIGAVANLVFAYNTGMLPEIQATIRPPVVKNMEKALWFQFTVGSLPLYAVTFMGYWAYGSSTSSYLLNSVKGPVWVKAMANLSAFLQTVIALHIFASPMYEFLDTKYGSGHGGPFAIHNVMFRVGVRGGYLTVNTLVAAMLPFLGDFMSLTGALSTFPLTFVLANHMYLMVKRHKLSTLQISWHWLNVAGFSLLSIAAAVAALRLIMVDSRTYHLFADL, from the exons ATGGTCCCTTTAGGTTGGATTGGTGGGACATGTGGCTTGATCCTAGCTGCTGCAATATCTCTGTATGCCAATGCTCTCCTTGCTCGCCTTCACGAAATCGGAGGCAAACGACATATTAGATACAGAGATCTTGCTGGGCACATATATG GTAGAAAAATGTATTCGCTTACATGGGCTCTGCAATATGTTAATCTATTCATGATCAACACTGGCTTTATAATATTAGCTGGCCAAGCCTTGAAG GCAACATATGTATTGTTCAGGGATGATGGAGTTCTAAAGCTACCCTACTGTATAGCATTATCTGGGTTTGTCTGTGCTCTTTTTGCCTTCGGAATTCCTTATCTCTCTGCTCTCAGGATTTGGTTGGGATTCTCAACATTTTTCAGTCTCATCTATATTACTATAGCATTTGTGCTATCGCTTAGAGATG ggATAACCACACCTGCAAAGGATTATACTATTCCTGGATCCCATTCAGCTAGAATCTTCACTACGATAGGTGCTGTGGCAAATCTCGTGTTCGCTTACAACACTGGAATGCTGCCAGAAATTCAA GCAACCATAAGGCCTCCTGTGGTGAAGAACATGGAGAAGGCTCTATGGTTTCAGTTCACTGTCGGTTCGTTACCTCTTTATGCCGTGACCTTTATGGGCTATTGGGCTTATGGATCCTCAACATCAAGTTATCTACTGAATAGCGTCAAGGGGCCAGTTTGGGTAAAAGCTATGGCAAATCTATCAGCGTTTCTTCAGACCGTCATAGCATTACAT ATATTCGCGAGCCCAATGTACGAGTTCTTGGACACGAAATACGGCAGCGGACACGGTGGCCCTTTTGCGATCCACAATGTGATGTTCAGAGTGGGTGTAAGAGGAGGCTACCTGACTGTCAACACCTTGGTAGCTGCGATGCTCCCATTCCTTGGCGACTTCATGAGCCTGACCGGAGCTCTCAGCACCTTCCCCTTGACATTCGTTCTTGCAAATCACATGTACCTGATGGTGAAGAGGCACAAGTTGTCCACCTTGCAGATATCCTGGCACTGGCTCAATGTTGCTGGCTTCAGCTTATTGTCCATCGCAGCTGCAGTTGCTGCGCTCAGGCTAATCATGGTCGATTCCAGGACTTACCATTTGTTTGCTGATCTGTGA
- the LOC127778823 gene encoding probable proline transporter 2 isoform X1, producing the protein MNIDMANSDDKALISEDTAHQISADPWYQVGFVLTTGVNSAYVLGYSGSVMVPLGWIGGTCGLILAAAISLYANALLARLHEIGGKRHIRYRDLAGHIYGRKMYSLTWALQYVNLFMINTGFIILAGQALKATYVLFRDDGVLKLPYCIALSGFVCALFAFGIPYLSALRIWLGFSTFFSLIYITIAFVLSLRDGITTPAKDYTIPGSHSARIFTTIGAVANLVFAYNTGMLPEIQATIRPPVVKNMEKALWFQFTVGSLPLYAVTFMGYWAYGSSTSSYLLNSVKGPVWVKAMANLSAFLQTVIALHIFASPMYEFLDTKYGSGHGGPFAIHNVMFRVGVRGGYLTVNTLVAAMLPFLGDFMSLTGALSTFPLTFVLANHMYLMVKRHKLSTLQISWHWLNVAGFSLLSIAAAVAALRLIMVDSRTYHLFADL; encoded by the exons ATCCTTGGTATCAAGTTGGATTCGTTCTGACAACTGGGGTGAATAGTGCATATGTTCTGGGATACTCTGGATCAGTCATGGTCCCTTTAGGTTGGATTGGTGGGACATGTGGCTTGATCCTAGCTGCTGCAATATCTCTGTATGCCAATGCTCTCCTTGCTCGCCTTCACGAAATCGGAGGCAAACGACATATTAGATACAGAGATCTTGCTGGGCACATATATG GTAGAAAAATGTATTCGCTTACATGGGCTCTGCAATATGTTAATCTATTCATGATCAACACTGGCTTTATAATATTAGCTGGCCAAGCCTTGAAG GCAACATATGTATTGTTCAGGGATGATGGAGTTCTAAAGCTACCCTACTGTATAGCATTATCTGGGTTTGTCTGTGCTCTTTTTGCCTTCGGAATTCCTTATCTCTCTGCTCTCAGGATTTGGTTGGGATTCTCAACATTTTTCAGTCTCATCTATATTACTATAGCATTTGTGCTATCGCTTAGAGATG ggATAACCACACCTGCAAAGGATTATACTATTCCTGGATCCCATTCAGCTAGAATCTTCACTACGATAGGTGCTGTGGCAAATCTCGTGTTCGCTTACAACACTGGAATGCTGCCAGAAATTCAA GCAACCATAAGGCCTCCTGTGGTGAAGAACATGGAGAAGGCTCTATGGTTTCAGTTCACTGTCGGTTCGTTACCTCTTTATGCCGTGACCTTTATGGGCTATTGGGCTTATGGATCCTCAACATCAAGTTATCTACTGAATAGCGTCAAGGGGCCAGTTTGGGTAAAAGCTATGGCAAATCTATCAGCGTTTCTTCAGACCGTCATAGCATTACAT ATATTCGCGAGCCCAATGTACGAGTTCTTGGACACGAAATACGGCAGCGGACACGGTGGCCCTTTTGCGATCCACAATGTGATGTTCAGAGTGGGTGTAAGAGGAGGCTACCTGACTGTCAACACCTTGGTAGCTGCGATGCTCCCATTCCTTGGCGACTTCATGAGCCTGACCGGAGCTCTCAGCACCTTCCCCTTGACATTCGTTCTTGCAAATCACATGTACCTGATGGTGAAGAGGCACAAGTTGTCCACCTTGCAGATATCCTGGCACTGGCTCAATGTTGCTGGCTTCAGCTTATTGTCCATCGCAGCTGCAGTTGCTGCGCTCAGGCTAATCATGGTCGATTCCAGGACTTACCATTTGTTTGCTGATCTGTGA